A single genomic interval of Lucilia cuprina isolate Lc7/37 chromosome 2, ASM2204524v1, whole genome shotgun sequence harbors:
- the LOC111684881 gene encoding merozoite surface protein CMZ-8-like, translated as MKFSLLLISLALLGSSFSVNGFKVSGNNTANGRTFKWKLCAMGKTEFCPPAPPVEPTLTETIIPTDITPTLTPTLPPLTPTLTPTTPTLTPTTPTLTNTDTDLPTSLTTPPTTETSEAPTDPDAPPPPPPPPAAEARAFEVFENDEDDEENALDDDDMESDVTDGRARRIRRRKNRRNRRLRRRKVSRKNKNRKARRNRKIRRRNRQIKRNRKIQRRNRKTRRNRRRGIRVVRRRGKKTVG; from the coding sequence atgaaattttcattattattaatttccttGGCCCTTTTGGGTTCAAGCTTTAGTGTTAATGGCTTTAAAGTCTCTGGCAATAATACTGCTAATGGTCGTACTTTCAAGTGGAAATTGTGTGCTATGGGTAAAACTGAATTTTGTCCACCAGCACCACCAGTTGAACCCACTCTAACTGAGACAATAATACCTACTGATATTACTCCAACATTAACACCAACATTACCACCGTTGACACCAACACTGACACCAACAACGCCAACATTAACACCAACAACACCAACATTGACAAATACAGATACTGACCTACCTACCTCTTTGACTACTCCCCCAACAACGGAAACAAGTGAAGCTCCCACCGATCCTGATGCTCCTCCTCCTCCTCCTCCACCACCAGCAGCCGAAGCGAGAGCTTTTGAAGTCTTTGAAAATGATGAGGATGATGAAGAAAATGCTTTAGATGATGATGATATGGAGTCCGATGTCACAGATGGCCGTGCTCGTCGTATTAGACGTCGTAAAAATCGTCGTAACCGTCGTTTACGTAGACGTAAAGTAAGTCGCAAGAACAAAAATCGTAAAGCACGCAGAAACCGTAAGATCCGTCGTCGTAATCGTCAAATCAAACGTAATCGTAAAATCCAACGTCGCAATCGTAAGACCCGCAGAAATCGTCGTCGTGGTATCCGTGTTGTACGCAGACGTGGCAAGAAGACCGTTGGTTAA
- the LOC111684882 gene encoding endoglucanase A-like, which translates to MCFLGKTKYCTPIETTTEIPLTTTISLETKSTPTPSPSPLPPSTVKTTTTVKPLPPILTTPKPTPKPETTTTPKPLPTTESTIATDTTTPEFPETTSTSFPDYPSLTWPPIPTFDGSGTGSSSGSITGGSSSSFGGRAYKLRPQPPLIRHKRKARKHRRQVYSKQ; encoded by the coding sequence ATGTGTTTTCTtggcaaaacaaaatattgtacaCCAATTGAGACCACGACAGAAATACCTCTAACAACAACGATATCCTTAGAAACGAAATCAACGCCAACACCATCACCATCACCACTACCTCCATCAActgttaaaacaacaactacggTTAAACCCTTACCACCGATTTTAACAACACCAAAACCAACGCCTAAACCAGAGACAACAACTACTCCTAAACCATTGCCAACTACAGAATCAACAATTGCAACAGATACTACAACACCCGAATTTCCTGAAACTACAAGTACAAGTTTTCCTGATTATCCATCACTTACTTGGCCTCCTATTCCAACATTCGATGGAAGCGGTACAGGAAGCAGTAGTGGTAGCATTACAGGAGGCTCTAGCAGTTCTTTTGGTGGCAGAGCTTATAAACTTCGTCCTCAACCACCGTTAATTCGTCACAAGCGTAAAGCACGTAAACATCGTCGCCAAGTTTATAGCAAAcaatag
- the LOC111684877 gene encoding PH domain-containing protein DDB_G0287875-like produces MKFSLFILGLVLLGSNYSVNAHFGALKDKICGTGQRAFFCKPKPPIVPTITSTLIPTGIDPTSPTLTPIPTTPTTTGTGTPTTGTTQTTNTSPTTDTNTSPTTETPPIETPPTTETPQTTSPPEPTPDPDEETTAGDEEEETTPDGGRALDVNEHDEEEHDDNDIDSELSDARARRVKTRRNRRMRRRKVTRRNKNRKARRNRKLRRRNRQIKRNRKIQRRNRKARRNRRRGIRVVRRRGRKTVG; encoded by the coding sequence ATGAAATTCTCATTATTCATACTAGGATTAGTCCTTTTGGGCTCCAACTATTCGGTTAATGCTCACTTTGGTGCACTGAAAGATAAAATATGTGGCACAGGACAAAGAGCATTTTTCTGTAAACCCAAACCACCAATTGTTCCCACTATCACATCTACTTTAATACCTACTGGAATTGATCCCACATCTCCCACTCTAACACCTATTCCAACAACACCCACAACTACCGGCACCGGAACACCTACTACCGGAACAACTCAAACTACAAATACTTCACCTACTACCGATACTAATACAAGTCCTACCACTGAAACTCCACCCATTGAAACCCCACCAACAACCGAAACCCCACAAACAACATCACCTCCTGAACCTACACCAGATCCTGATGAAGAAACTACAGCTGGAGATGAGGAAGAAGAGACTACTCCAGATGGTGGCAGAGCTTTGGATGTTAACGAACATGATGAAGAAGAGCATGATGATAATGACATTGATTCTGAACTTAGTGATGCCCGTGCACGTCGTGTCAAAACTCGTCGTAATCGTCGTATGCGCAGACGTAAAGTGACTCGTAGGAACAAGAATCGTAAAGCTCGCAGAAACCGTAAATTACGTCGCCGTAACCGTCAAATCAAACGTAATCGTAAAATTCAACGTCGTAATCGTAAGGCCCGCAGAAATCGTCGTCGTGGCATCCGTGTGGTACGCAGACGTGGTAGGAAGACAGTTGGTTAA
- the LOC111684883 gene encoding mucin-2-like, which produces MKFSLFVLCLVLLGSNYSANAHFGALKEKICGTGQRAFFCRPKPPIVPTVTSTLIPTGIDPTSPTLTPIPTTPTTTGTESPTTGTTQTTNTSPTTDTNTSPTTETPPTETPPTTETPPTTSPPEPTPDPDEETTAGDEEEETTPDGGRALDVNEHDEEEHDDNDIDSELSDARARRVKTRRNRRMRRRKVTRRNKNRKARRNRKLRRRNRQIKRNRKIQRRNRKARRNRRRGIRVVRRRGKKTIG; this is translated from the coding sequence ATGAAATTCTCTCTATTCGTACTTTGCTTAGTCCTTTTGGGCTCCAATTATTCGGCTAATGCTCACTTTGGCGcactaaaagagaaaatttgcgGCACAGGGCAAAGAGCATTTTTCTGTAGACCCAAACCACCAATTGTTCCTACTGTCACATCTACTTTAATACCTACTGGAATTGATCCCACATCTCCCACTTTAACACCCATACCAACAACACCCACAACTACTGGCACCGAATCACCTACTACTGGAACAACTCAAACTACAAATACTTCACCTACTACCGATACTAATACAAGTCCTACCACTGAAACTCCACCCACCGAAACCCCACCAACAACCGAAACCCCACCAACAACATCACCTCCTGAACCTACACCTGATCCAGATGAAGAAACTACAGCTGGAGATGAGGAAGAAGAGACTACTCCAGATGGCGGCAGAGCTTTGGATGTTAACGAACATGATGAAGAAGAGCATGATGATAATGACATTGATTCTGAACTTAGTGATGCCCGTGCACGTCGTGTCAAAACTCGTCGTAATCGTCGTATGCGCAGACGTAAAGTGACTCGTAGGAACAAGAATCGTAAAGCTCGCAGAAACCGTAAATTACGTCGCCGTAACCGCCAAATCAAACGTAATCGTAAAATTCAACGTCGTAATCGTAAGGCCCGCAGAAATCGTCGTCGTGGAATTCGTGTTGTTCGCAGACGCGGCAAGAAGACAATTGGTTAA
- the LOC111684884 gene encoding pre-mRNA polyadenylation factor fip-1-like, giving the protein MKFSIFALCLVLLGTCFSVNAHFISLKEKLCAKGQRAFCPLPPPPVDPTTPTLAPIPTTPTTTGTGGPSTGTTQTANTSPTTDTSITPTTTETSPPDPSPEPDEETTDENAKETTAGGRALDIKEHDEEQDDDIDSELSDARARRVKSRRNLRNRPVRRRKMSRQNKNR; this is encoded by the coding sequence ATGAAATTCTCTATATTTGCACTTTGTTTAGTGTTGCTGGGCACTTGCTTTTCAGTTAATGCTCACTTTATCAgtttaaaagagaaattatgTGCCAAGGGACAAAGAGCATTTTGTCCTCTCCCACCACCACCAGTTGATCCCACAACACCCACCTTAGCACCTATACCAACAACACCTACAACTACCGGTACCGGAGGACCTTCTACTGGAACAACTCAAACTGCAAATACTTCACCTACAACCGATACTAGTATAACTCCTACTACTACCGAAACATCACCACCAGACCCGAGCCCTGAACCCGATGAAGAAACTACTGATGAAAATGCCAAGGAAACTACAGCAGGTGGCAGAGCTTTGGATATTAAAGAACATGATGAAGAACAGGATGATGACATTGACTCAGAACTTAGCGATGCCCGTGCTCGTCGTGTTAAAAGTCGTCGCAACCTTCGTAATCGTCCTGTACGTAGACGTAAAATGAGTCGTCAGAACAAGAATCGTTAG